A segment of the Mycobacterium intracellulare ATCC 13950 genome:
AACCCGCCGCCGCGGCGGGGGAGACGGTGACCACCCGCGGTGCCCTGATGATCACCGGGGCGCCGAAGCCCGACGTGTACATCGCGGCCCTGGGTCCGCAGCTGCTCAAGATCGCCGGCCGGCGCACGTCGGGCACCTGCACCTGGATGACCGGCCCCAAAACGCTGGCCGAACATGTCGGCCCGACGCTGCGGCGGGCGGCCGCCGATGCCGGGCGGGAGGACGAGGTGCGTGTCGCCGCGTCGTTGCCCGTCAGCGTCACCGACGATGTCGACGCCGTCCGCAAGCAGGCGGCCGAACAGTTCGCCATCTACGGCGAGTTGCCGTCGTACCGTGCGATGCTCGACCGCGAGGGCTACGCGGGGCCGCAGGATGCCGCCATCATCGGCGACGAGGACACCGTGCGAGGCCGGCTCGACGAGCTGCGCGCCGCGGGCGTCGACGAGTATGTTGCGGCGGCATTCGATCCGTCACCGGAGGGCCGGGCCCGCACGCGGGCGCTGCTGCGCGCCTACGACTCCTGACCCGGCGTTTGGCTATGGCCATACATTGCCTCCGGAACGTATGGTGCAGAGACGAACTCAGAGGACAGGAGAAGCGCAGTGGCAGAACGGTTGGCGGGAAAGGTCGCCCTCATCAGCGGCGGCGCCCGGGGGATGGGCGCATCGCACGTGCGGTCGCTGGTCGCCGAGGGAGCCAAGGTGGTCTTCGGTGACATCCTCGACGACGAGGGCAAGGCCGTGGCCGCGGAGGTCGACCCCCATTTCCAAGCCGTCCGCTACCTGCACCTCGACGTGACCAAACCCGAGGATTGGGACGCGGCGGTGGCCACCGCCCTGGGCGAGTTCGGCCGCATCGACGTGCTGGTCAACAACGCGGGCATCATCAACATCGGCACGCTGGAGGACTACGCGCTCTCGGAGTGGCAGCGCATTATCGACATCAACCTGACGGGGGTGTTTCTCGGCATCCGCGCCGTGGTGAAGCCGATGAAGGAAGCGGGCCGGGGATCGATCATCAACATCTCCTCGATCGAAGGCATGGCCGGCACCATCGCCTGCCACGGCTACACCGCAACCAAATTCGCGGTGCGCGGGCTGACGAAGTCGGCCGCACTGGAACTGGGGCCCAGCGGAATCCGGGTGAACTCCATTCACCCCGGGCTCATCAAGACCCCGATGACCGATTGGGTCCCCGACGACATCTTCCAAACGGCGCTGGGCCGGGCCGCCCAACCCGTGGAGGTCTCCAACCTCGTGGTCTATCTGGCCAGCGACGAGTCCAGCTACTCCACCGGCTCGGAGTTCGTCGTCGACGGCGGCACCACCGCCGGGCTGGGGCATAAGGACTTCGCCAACGTGGAGACCGACGCGCAGCCGGACTGGGTCACGTAGGAGTCTTCTGCGCGAAAGTGCAACTGCCGACGGGTTCCCGGGTGGGACCGTCGGCAGGTGCACTCTCGAGGGTCAGGCGTCCGCGGTTACGGATTCGCGCTCTTTGGGGGCGGGTTTGGGCCACGGCGAGGGGACCGGCCGTTGACGCACGTGCTGTGGCCACCAGAACCACTTGCCCAGTAGAGCCGCAATCGATGGTGTCATCAGCGACCGCACGATCAGGGTGTCGAACAGCAAACCCAGCCCGATGGTGGTCCCAACCTGGCCGATGACCGTCAACTCGCTGACGGCCATCGTCATCATCGTGAAGGCGAACACCAGACCGGCTGAGGTGACCACCGAGCCGGTGCCGCCCATCGAGCGGATGATGCCGGTGTTCAGGCCGGCGTGGATCTCTTCCTTGAACCGCGCGACCAACAGCAGGTTATAGTCGGCGCCCACGGCCAGCAGGATGATCACCGACATCGCGAGCACCATCCAGTGCAGTTCGATGCCGATGAGGTGCTGCCAGATCAGCACCGACAGTCCAAAGGACGCGCCCAGCGACAGCAAAACCGTTCCCACGATGACCGCCGAGGCCACCACACCGCGCGTGATGAGCAGCATGATGATGAAAATCAGGCACAGCGAAGCGATTCCGGCGATCAGCAGGTCGTAGGTGTTGCCGTCGCTGAGGTCCTTGTAGATCGACGCGGTGCCCGCGAGGTAGATCTTGGAGCCCTCCAGCGGCGTGCCCTTGAGCGCCTCGTAGGCGGCCTTCTTGATCGCCCCGATGTGCGAAATGCCTTCCTGCGACATCGGATCGCCGTCATGGCTGATGATGAAGCGCACGGCGTGCCCGTCGGGGGAGATGAAGTTCTTCATGCCCTTCTTGAACTCTTTGTTGTTGAAGGTCTCCGGGGGCAGGTAGAACGAGTCGTCGTTCTTGGAGGCGTCGAACGCCTTACCCATGGCGCTGGAGTTCTTCTGCGCCTCTTTCTGCTGATCCTGCAGGCCCTTCTGGGTCGAATACATGGTCAGCATGGTCGTTTTCATCGCCTTCATGTTTTCGATCATGGAAGGCATCAGCGCCACCATCTGGGGCATCAGGGTGTCCAGGTGGTCCATGACCGGCAGCAGACTTTCGATGTCGTCGGTCATGGTGTCGATGCCGTCGAGGCCGTCGAACACCGAGCGCAGCGACCAGCACGCCGGGATGTCATAGCAGTGCTTTTCCCAGTAGAAGTAGCTGCGCATCGGCCGGAAGAAGTCCTCGAAATCGGCCATGTGGTCGCGTAATTCGTTGATGTCGATGGTCATGTCGTGCATCTTTTTGACCATGACGTGCATGTCGTTGGCCATCTGCACGGTGATGCTGGACATCTTTTCCATGCTGTCGATGGTCGTCTGCATCATGTCGGCCTGGTGCAGCATGTCGGCCATCTGATCTTCTTGGTACTTCTGGCTCATCTGCTGGCTGACGCCCTGCATGCTGATCTGGAAGGGAATCGACGTGTGCTCGATCGGCGTGCCCTGCGGGCGGGTGATCGCCTGCACGCGCCCGATGCCCGGGACCCGGAAGACCGTCTTGGCGATCTTGTCGATCACCAAGAAGTCCGCCGAATTCCGCAGATCGTGGTCGCTTTCGATCATCAGCACCTCGGGGTTCATCCGCGCCTGCGAGAAGTGGCGATCCGCGGCCGCATACCCCTCGTTGGCCGGCAGGTCCGTCGGTAGGTAGTTGCGGTCGTTGTAGTTGGTCCGGTACCCGGGCAGGGTCAGCAAGCCCACCAACGCCACGCCGATGGTGAGGACCAGGATCGGGCCGGGCCAGCGCACGACGAGCGCACCGACCTTGCGCCACCCGCGAATGCGTTGCGTGCGCTTGGGTTCCAGTGTCTTACCGAAGCGGATTACCACGGAGATGACCGCGGGACCCAGCGTCAACGCCGCCGCGACGACGACCACCATGCCGATCGCCAGTGGGATACCCAGCGTCTGGAAGTAGGGCAGGTTGGTGAAGTGCAGGCAGAAGGTGGCGCCGGCGATGGTCAAGCCCGACCCGAGCACCACGTGCGCGGTGCCCTTGTACATCGTGTAGTACGCATCTACTCGGGACTCGCCGATAGAGCGGGCTTCCTGATATCGGCCGATCAAGAAGATCGCGTAGTCGGTGGCGGCCGCGATACCCAAGGTGACCAACAGGTTCGTGGCGAACGTCGAGAGCCCGATGAGCTGGAAATAGCCTAGGAACGCGACCATTCCGCGTGCGGCCGACAACTCGAGCACCACCATCACCAGCGTGAGCAGCACCGTAATGACGGAGCGATAGACCAACAGCAGCATCGCGATGATGACGGTGAACGTGGCCGCCGTGATGAGCTGCATGCTGCGGTCGCCGGCCTCGTGCTGGTCCGCCGACAACGCCGCGGGACCGGTGACGTAGGCCTTCACCCCTTTGGGTGGGGTCACACTCTTGACGATGTGTTGGACGGATTCCACCGACTCGTTGGCCAAGGCCTCGCCCTGGTTACCGGCGAGGTAGACCTGGACGTAGGCGGCCTTGCCGTCGTTGCTCTGCGCGCCCGCTCCGGTGAGTGGATCGCTCCACATATCCTGTACGTGTTCAACGTGTTTGGAGTCGGCGTCGAGCTTCTTGACGACGTCGTCGTAGTAGGCGTGCGCGTCCGCGCCCAGCGGATTCTGGCCCTCGAGGACGATCATCACCGAGCTGTTGGACTTGTACTCGTTGAACACCGCGCCCATGCGCTTGGTCGCGACGACCGACTGCGCGTCATCCGGTGCCATCGACACCGAGCGCATCTTGCCGACCTCCTCCAGCTGGGGGACGGAGACGTTGAGCACCGCGATGATCGCGATCCAGCCGAGAATGATCGGTACGGCGAACGTCCGGATGAGCCGGGGGATCTTGTCCCGAACGGGTTCGTCGACAACGGGGATGGTGTCGGTGCGGGCGTCGTTGAACGTTGTGCTCATGCGGATTTCACCATGCAGAAGGTCAGGGCGTGTACGCCGTGGGTGAGGTTCTCGTCCTTGACTTCGTCATCGATGGTGATGCGGCAACCGAGGGAGTTGCCGTCGCTTTGTGCCGAGAGGTTCGGGAACACCGACGGGGCGGTGGTGCTCAGGACCAGCGTCCACGGCAGCGGCGCGCCGTCGATCCGCTTCGGGTCGGCGGACAGATCCAGGTAGTTCACGTTGGCTTGGGCGGCCGAGCCGAAGACCTCGTATTTGACGACCTTGGGCTTGAACGGCTTTGACTCATCGAGTCGCGGGCTGGTCATGACGCCCGTGTCGTGCGCGCCGAAGAACGACTTGACCCGAACGACGGCAAATCCGCCGACCAGCACCACCGCCACGATCAACAGCGGCAGCCAGGCGTTGCGCACAAGTCTCGATATCTGCACCTGGGTGATCCCTTCCTCATCACGCGGACGTGACGCGGATCAGCGTTTGCGCGACTGGAGGTCGTGGACAGGTGAGTGCCCACAGTCGCACCGATCAACAACGAATTGCGTGGATTGCTTGGTTCGTGCGCGCAAGACCGTCAAACGCGGTGAAAGTCGCCCATCCCCACTGCCGACGTCCCCGGCGGCGACACCCGGCTCACCTTGTTGCTGAAGCCTCCCCGGGTAACGCCACCAGCGCATAGTACATGATGTGCATACCTTGCAGTGTATGCAACATTTGCTGCTGGTGTTTCAGGTCACTTCGTGAAGATGCTGTTCACCAGCGCGGCGGCACGCTCAACATAGGGCATCGGCGTGTCGGCGGTTTCACTCGCCTTACCGCTCGCCCAGCGTTCCAGGCCCGACCGCACCGCCGTCAGCGCCAGCGCGGAAATCAGCGCGGCCATCTCGTCGTCGGGCTGCATCGCCTGGCGGCGGACGATGATGTCCGTCAACTGGTTCTGGAATCGTTCCAGATCGGCGAGGAACGCCGCCAGGACGGCGGGCGAAGTCTTCGCGAGTTCGAGCATGTGAGCTGCGTGTTCGCGCCGAGGGGGGACGTCGCGCAGGTGGTGTGCCGCCAGGGTGATCAGTTCCGCGAGGACGACCGAGTAGGGGGCGGGTCCGGCGGCGACGAAATCCTCGGCCAGCTCGGCGGGTATGTCAGAGGGGCCGTAGGCGAGTGCGGACTCTTTGTTGGGGAAGTAATTGAAGAACGTGCGGGTCGAGACGCCGGCTTCGGCGCAGATTTCGTCGACCGTGACCTTGTCGAATCCCCGTTCCAGCGTGAGCCGTACGGCGGCGTCGCGGATGTCGGCGCTCGTCTGCCGGCGGCGGCGCTCGCGTAGCCCCAGGGGATTGGCCATACTCATATAGTTGCACGTTGTGCACAGTTTGCAGTCAAAAGGTGCCATCTGGCGGTGCGGAGGCGAGGCCGCCCGGCACCGTCCAGGGCGAGCGGCGGCGTTCCGCGTTCTCGCCGCCTCGCACCAGCCCTGTTCTTGCGCAACATCATTCGGCCAGCCGCTGTGGTGCAAGAGGTGGGTTCGGGCCGGTCATCCGCTGGGGGTGAGGGCGCCCCGCAAATAGTCGCATTGGCTTTGGAAGAACTTCGCCGAGATCGCCGCCTTGTCGGCGATCTGGTCGAACGCGTGAAACGCGCCCGGAACGATCTCCTCCTGCACCGGGACGCCCGCCTCGCGCAGGCGTCGCGCGTACTCCAGACTCTCGGAGTAAAAGAGGTCCAGCGTTCCCACGCCGATCCAGGCGGGCGGCAAGCCCGACAAATCCTTGCGGCGAGCCGGTG
Coding sequences within it:
- a CDS encoding SDR family oxidoreductase, with the translated sequence MAERLAGKVALISGGARGMGASHVRSLVAEGAKVVFGDILDDEGKAVAAEVDPHFQAVRYLHLDVTKPEDWDAAVATALGEFGRIDVLVNNAGIINIGTLEDYALSEWQRIIDINLTGVFLGIRAVVKPMKEAGRGSIINISSIEGMAGTIACHGYTATKFAVRGLTKSAALELGPSGIRVNSIHPGLIKTPMTDWVPDDIFQTALGRAAQPVEVSNLVVYLASDESSYSTGSEFVVDGGTTAGLGHKDFANVETDAQPDWVT
- a CDS encoding TIGR03564 family F420-dependent LLM class oxidoreductase; this encodes MVMQISMFGQLSGSGGQSPIDATIANLAMLRDEGFTRVWMSQLPYEPDLLTILAIALHEVDTIEVASGVVPIQNLHPMLMAQRALTLSLASGGRFTLGLGMTHQAVTEGMWGIPWDKPVRRLNEYLDGLLPLLAGEPAAAAGETVTTRGALMITGAPKPDVYIAALGPQLLKIAGRRTSGTCTWMTGPKTLAEHVGPTLRRAAADAGREDEVRVAASLPVSVTDDVDAVRKQAAEQFAIYGELPSYRAMLDREGYAGPQDAAIIGDEDTVRGRLDELRAAGVDEYVAAAFDPSPEGRARTRALLRAYDS
- a CDS encoding TetR/AcrR family transcriptional regulator — encoded protein: MANPLGLRERRRRQTSADIRDAAVRLTLERGFDKVTVDEICAEAGVSTRTFFNYFPNKESALAYGPSDIPAELAEDFVAAGPAPYSVVLAELITLAAHHLRDVPPRREHAAHMLELAKTSPAVLAAFLADLERFQNQLTDIIVRRQAMQPDDEMAALISALALTAVRSGLERWASGKASETADTPMPYVERAAALVNSIFTK
- a CDS encoding MmpS family transport accessory protein, with product MQISRLVRNAWLPLLIVAVVLVGGFAVVRVKSFFGAHDTGVMTSPRLDESKPFKPKVVKYEVFGSAAQANVNYLDLSADPKRIDGAPLPWTLVLSTTAPSVFPNLSAQSDGNSLGCRITIDDEVKDENLTHGVHALTFCMVKSA
- a CDS encoding MMPL/RND family transporter gives rise to the protein MSTTFNDARTDTIPVVDEPVRDKIPRLIRTFAVPIILGWIAIIAVLNVSVPQLEEVGKMRSVSMAPDDAQSVVATKRMGAVFNEYKSNSSVMIVLEGQNPLGADAHAYYDDVVKKLDADSKHVEHVQDMWSDPLTGAGAQSNDGKAAYVQVYLAGNQGEALANESVESVQHIVKSVTPPKGVKAYVTGPAALSADQHEAGDRSMQLITAATFTVIIAMLLLVYRSVITVLLTLVMVVLELSAARGMVAFLGYFQLIGLSTFATNLLVTLGIAAATDYAIFLIGRYQEARSIGESRVDAYYTMYKGTAHVVLGSGLTIAGATFCLHFTNLPYFQTLGIPLAIGMVVVVAAALTLGPAVISVVIRFGKTLEPKRTQRIRGWRKVGALVVRWPGPILVLTIGVALVGLLTLPGYRTNYNDRNYLPTDLPANEGYAAADRHFSQARMNPEVLMIESDHDLRNSADFLVIDKIAKTVFRVPGIGRVQAITRPQGTPIEHTSIPFQISMQGVSQQMSQKYQEDQMADMLHQADMMQTTIDSMEKMSSITVQMANDMHVMVKKMHDMTIDINELRDHMADFEDFFRPMRSYFYWEKHCYDIPACWSLRSVFDGLDGIDTMTDDIESLLPVMDHLDTLMPQMVALMPSMIENMKAMKTTMLTMYSTQKGLQDQQKEAQKNSSAMGKAFDASKNDDSFYLPPETFNNKEFKKGMKNFISPDGHAVRFIISHDGDPMSQEGISHIGAIKKAAYEALKGTPLEGSKIYLAGTASIYKDLSDGNTYDLLIAGIASLCLIFIIMLLITRGVVASAVIVGTVLLSLGASFGLSVLIWQHLIGIELHWMVLAMSVIILLAVGADYNLLLVARFKEEIHAGLNTGIIRSMGGTGSVVTSAGLVFAFTMMTMAVSELTVIGQVGTTIGLGLLFDTLIVRSLMTPSIAALLGKWFWWPQHVRQRPVPSPWPKPAPKERESVTADA